In Oscillatoria salina IIICB1, the genomic window ATGAAGTTGCCAAGCTGTAGAGGTTTCGGGATAATCGCTGCGATAATGTCCCCCACGACTTTCGGTGCGAAAAGCGGCACTTTTGAGAATTAAATAAGCAATATCGAGTAAGTTAAACGTTTCTGCGTAATAACGTAAGTTTTTTTCGGTTTGTGCGGATTGAAATTGAATTGTCTGGGTAGGTTTTTGAGCGAGTAAAAGTTGGCTAGCAGGGTGGGTAGCTAATTGTTGTCGCCAAGAAACAATTTGGGCGATCGCCTCTTCCATGATTTTCTGCGATCGACAAATTCCTGCACTTTGCCAAACTAACTTTTGCAGTGGGGAAATTAATTCGCCCAACTTTGCTAAGGAGTTTTCTAACTCATCAGAAAAGCTACTCATCTGTGTCTCAAGATTAAACTCTTTGTCAGCAAAATCTAAATCTACTTCTAACTTAGATAACTCAGCCGCATAGACGATACATTCCAACAAAGAATTACTCGCTAAGCGATTTGCACCATGAACTCCAGTGCTAGCAGTTTCGCCGATCGCGTATAATCCAGGAATCGAAGTTTGATTCATTTTATCTGTGGCAATTCCTCCCATCCAATAATGAGCGGCTGGTGCAACAGGTATTAACTCCTGAAAAACATCTATTCCCCAATGCTGACAAACTTGAATAATATTCGGAAAGCGATGACGAATTCGTTCTGGATCGATTGGGCGTAAGTCTAAATATACACGAGCGTTGGCGGGATCGGGGGCAGTTTTTTGCAAATGAGTAAAAATTGCTCTACTCACCACATCTCGCGGAGCTAATTCTCCCGATGGGTGATAATTAAAAGCAAAGCGAGAGCCACTTTCATCAACTAAATGCGCTCCTTCGCCCCTAACTGCTTCACTGATCAGAAAATGAGGCGCGCCTGGTACAGTTAAAGCTGTGGGATGAAATTGGACGAACTCTAAATCGCGTAAAACAGCGCCAGCCCGCCAAGCTAGCGCCACACCATCGCCTGTACTAACCGCAGGATTAGTAGTTTGGGCAAAAACTTGACCGCCGCCACCCGTAGCGAGGATTGTTGCAGGCGATCGCAGCCAGAAAACTTTGCTTTGATATAATAAACTCACCCCAAGACAGCGATCGCTTTGCTCGTCAATCCACAAACTCAAAGCAAAGGCATTGGTAATTACTTGAATATTTTCTCGTTGTAAGACTCGTTCGGTGAGCGTACTAACGATCGCTCTCCCAGTAGTATCAGCCGCGTGAAGTACGCGAGGGCGAGAATGTGCCGCTTCTAACGTCATCGCCAAGTTTTTACCTCGGCGATCGAAAGCTACTCCCAAATTTACCAGATTGGCGATCGCCGCCGGAGCCTTTTCAACCAAAAACTCAATCGCATCGACTTCACCAAGACCCGCACCTGCTTTAATCGTATCTTGGAAATGTAGCTGAGGAGAATCATTCGGCGCGATCGCGGCAGCTATTCCTCCTTGCGCCCAATCACTTGCACCCGTTTTTAAGGTATCTTTAGTTATCAACCCTACTTGTAAATGTTGTGGCAAGCAAAGTGCAGCATACAAACCCGCCGCACCAGAACCAATCACTAGTACGTCAAACTGAGTAGGAATAGACGGTTGGGAAGTAGAAGTAATTTCCAAGGCAGACAAATCTAAGTTTTTAGTTAGTGTAGCTCTTTCCTAAGTGATAACCCACCCCCTTGAGGGAGTGGGTTGGAAATAATTTGCGATTAAACTTTAACAGTGCGCGATCGCACTTTCCTGACTTTAGTAGTTACCGTTGTTAAAACGGTCGCCTCCTTCAACATAAACCGATGAAGGTGTGGTAACTGTAAAGTTATCCAAATTAGCTTGGAGTCTTTCTTTCTGAGTTTCGCTTAGTCCAGGAATGTTGAGAACATCTTCTACCTTTTGATAAGGCGCATTCGTAACAATTTTCTGGGCTAAAGTGGGGTAAAAACCGCGAAACTGACGGAAAAAACGCACGTTAGCGTTGTTTAAATCTACTTTTTTTCCGTACTCAGTAGCTAGTTTGGCGTCAGCAGGATTTATTAATGCTACTTCAGCTAAAACTGGAGATGATTGCAGGGTAACGCTGCTGAGATTGACTGCGATCGCCTTTGGTTGTCCTAGCATCGCCAAGCAACCTACGCTTACCAGGAGTATAGCGAGAATGCGAACCAATTTTTTCATGAACTTGACTCCTCCTAACATGGCTCTTCCTACTTGAGATTAGTGATATTTATTCTAATGGTTAACTTTTGTTTTCTATCGTTTAATTTTATCTCATTTTTCGCCCAGCTAACGGCTTATTTACTTAATTTACTCTCATTTTTCCACTACTGCCTTAACAGTTTGTCAAAAAATTATTAATTTTTCTACCTTTGTCAATTATTTTTCATAAAAATTAACTAATTAGTTTGAACTCGCCGCTAAATCAAGGGATTCTAGCGATCGCCGTGGGAGCTTTGAAAGTTGCGGACTAGGTAAACTGTTGACTGAGAGCAACGGGATTGTGGACGGTAATTTTCTTTTTGTGAATCGAAATCATATTTTCTGTCCGTAAGTCTCCTAACAAACGGGTGACAGTCACGCGAGTAGAACCAATTGCTTCAGCGATCGCTTGGTGGGAAAGCTTGAGATCGATTCTAATTCCATCTTTAGTCGGGACACCAAAATCGCGACAGAGAATTAACAGAAAACTGACCAACCGCGAACCCATATCTCGGTGCGCTAAAGTTTCGATCATCATTTCTGTCTGCAAAATCCGCGAAGATAATCCCCGCAACATTAACATTGACAGTTCGGGATTGTTTTTCAGTGCTAGCTCTACTTGTTCGATCGGAGCCGAAAGTAGTTCCACTGGTGTAAACGCCACCGAATGATAAAAGCGATCCGATCGCTGACCCGTAATCAGCGATAATACGCCAAAGACACTGTTTTCGCGCAACAACGCCACCGTAATTTCTTCTCCCGCCTCGTATACTCTTGATAACTTTACGGCTCCTTTGAGTAAAAAATACACCCTTTCTGCCGGATCGCCAGGGAAAAAGATGGTCTTCCCCCGCTCAAAGCTTTCCACTACGGGCGGATAAGACTCTCCTCCGATTTGACGGAATACAGATGCTAGGGATTTCTCTTGGGTCACTGCGAGTTCCATTACTTTCTTCCACGCCTGAGAAACTTTTGCTTTTTCATGATTTACAAAACTTGATATCCCGACTTAGAGACAACTCTTAATCTACTTTTGGGGACAAGGTTTGTGTTACTGAATACATTTTACGCTGTAATTTTTCTCAATTCCTAAAATTACAGTAGCGATCGCCATTGCAGTTGGCTCGTATGCTGACTACCCTACCTCATGGTACGATCCCACAGGGAAACATCCCACTGTTAATAACTTACTCTAAACAAACTGTTAAAATAGACCGCTATGCTCGATTTAACTGGAAAAAAGGCTTTTGTCACCGGAATCGCTAACGATCTTTCTATTGCTTGGGGAATTGCTCAACAGCTACATCAAGCGGGAGCAGAAATCGGTGTAAATTACTTACCTGATGAAAAAGGACGTTTTGAGAAAAAAGTTCGCGAACTAGTCGAACCTCTCAATCCGACTGTGTTTGTACCTTGTAATGTCCAAGACGATGCCCAAGTTGATGCAGTGTTTGAGACAATTAAGGAAAAATGGGGCAAACTGGATATTCTCGTTCACTGTCTCGCTTTTGCGAGTAAAGAAGATTTATCTGGCGATTTTAGTTCTACATCCAGGGCTGGTTTTACTACCGCTTTGGAAATTAGCACCTATTCGCTGACAAGGTTAGCAAGTGCTGCAAAACCTTTAATGAGCGAGGGAGGAAGTATTGTTACTCTTACCTATCTTGGTGGAGTGAAGGTAATTCCTAACTACAATGTTATGGGTGTAGCTAAATCAGCCTTAGAAATGAGCGTCCGCTACCTTGCGTCGGAATTAGGATCGAATAATATTCGAGTTAATGCTATCTCCGCAGGACCGATTCGCACCCTCGCTTCTTCCGCAGTTGGTGGTATCCGGAAGATGATTCGTCATGTTGAAGAAGTTGCTCCTCTGCGACGCACTGTAACGCAAACAGAGGTAGGTAATGCAGCCGCATTTTTGTGCAGCGATCTTGCTAGTGGAATTACTGGTCAAGTTCTCTACGTTGACGCAGGTTACGAAATAATGGGTATGTAGGTTATTGGGGACTGGGGACTGGTGACTGGGGATTGGGGATTGGGGATTTCAGTTACCAGTTATCAGTTATCAGTTATCAGTAGAAATTGGAGACAAGGATGAGGGGGGAGACAAGGGAGATAAGTGGTTCGCCATTTAAACCAACATATCAGCAATTGCGAAAAGGTTGTAGCGATCCCATCTTGGTTGCTAACCATACCCAATTTAAATTCCTGTTAGCTTAAACTATAAACTGTTCACTGTTCACTGGTAACTGCTAACTGTTCACTGCTAACTGCTAACTGTTCACTGCTAACTGGTCACTGTTCACTGTTCACAGGAAAAGACTTATGCAAACACGCGATCGCGCAATTTCTGAAACTAATCCACCATTACAACAGTCTCGCACTGCTTCGGTTCGACGCACTACAGGCGAAACTGATGTCCGAGTAACTGTTAATCTTGATGGTCAAGGTGAATGTTCGGCTAATACTGGTATTCCTTTCCTCGACCATATGCTTCACCAAATATCTTCTCATGGTTTGCTTGACCTTGATGTCCAAGCTACGGGAGATTTAGAAATTGATGACCATCATACTAATGAAGATGTTGGTATTACCATAGGTCAGGCAATTTGTCAAGCACTTGGTTCTCGTAAAGGAATTCACCGTTTCGGTCATTTTATCGCGCCTCTTGACGAAGCTTTAATTCAAGTTGCTTTGGACTTTTCGGGAAGACCACATTTGAGTTACGGTTTGGAGATACCCACCCAGCGCGTGGGGACTTATGACACTCAATTAGTCAGAGAATTTTTTGTGGCGATCGCCAACCACTCGCAAATGACTTTACACATCCGTCAATTAGATGGCATTAACTCTCATCATATCATCGAAGCTACCTTTAAAGCCTTCGCCAGAGCAATGCGAATGGCGCTAGAAATCGATCCCCGTCGCGCTGCGAAAATTCCTAGTTCCAAAGGCGTATTGTAAGATTAAATATACAAATGTTTGCTACGCATCACAATCTTGTAGAGAGGTTGCACGCAATTTCTCTACACAATTTATGTAGCAATTTCTTGACCATTTCAGCTAAGTAAAATATTTAGGCGAATTATCAAAAAGTTCCTCAAAAATGCAATAGGAAATTGAGGAATTTTTCGCTATTTAAGAAGAAGCAACTGATAATTTATTTTCTGATGAAATCGAAACGCTTATGTAGAGACGTTTCAGGCAACATCTCTACTAAAAAAAATAATTTCGCGAATCAAGGAAATTGCCACATTATAGAGAAGATCTCAGTAACATAGAAATATCAAAACTTGCTCTCGTGAAACAGCCATGTCTGAGACTAGCTTCGCCGAAATCGATGTAAAATTACCTCCAACTGCGGCAGAACTTCCCTCTGAAGATAATATTCCCATGGAAACACAGCGCCACAAAATGCAAATGGACTTGCTGATCGATACCACAGAAATTTGGTTAGCGCAAAGGTCAGATGGTTACGCTAGTGGAAATATGTTCGTCTACTTCAGTCTGGAACAAATTCGCAACCGAGATTTTCGCGGTCCAGACTTCTTTGCTGTTTTGGGAGTACCGAAACGCGAACGTTTAAGTTGGGTGGTTTGGGAAGAAGGAAAAGCGCCAGATGTGGTGATTGAGTTACTTTCTGAAAGTACAGCGCGGTTTGACAAAAATGAAAAAAAGCTGATTTATCAAAATCAGTTGCGCGTACCGGAATATTATTGGTTTGACCCTTTTAATCCTGATGATTGGGCGGGTTTTTATCTCCAAGGTGGAACCTACCAACCTTTGCGAGTTAATGACCAAGATCGGTTGGTGAGTCGTTCTCTAAATTTAGCTTTGGTGCGTTGGTACGGGAATTATCGAGGTGTGGAGACGACTTGGTTACGCTGGGCTACTTTGGAGGGAGAATTAATCCCAACTTTAGCTGAACAAGAAAGACAGCAAGCTGAACAAGAAAGACAGCAAGCTGAACAAGCGAGACAGCAAGCTGAACAAGAAAGACAACGCGCCGAACAAGAAAGACAACGCGCCGAACAAGTAGAATCTCAGTTAGGACAAATTGTGCGGAGAATGTTGTCACAAGGAATGAGTTTAACGCAGGTAGCTGAGTTAACAGGTTTGGCTGAATCTCAGATAGAGAAACTGGGGAGTTAGTGTTTGCTGGTGAAAGATTGTCTCACAGCATGGATAGGAATAATTCAAAATCGCTTTCGCGCGAAAGCGCCAATCGCCAAAATTACTCTCCTTTTATTGGGAGCAACTTTTTTTGGTTTCTGTTTAGATAAAATTAATTTTCCGGTAGCTTGGTTACTCGGTCCGATGATTCTGGGAATCAGTTATGCTCTTAACCGAGGTTCTCCTCAACCCTTACCTAAGCTTTTCTCGACTGTGGGAAAATCAATTATCGGTGTTGCTACTGCGGCGCGTTTTTCTTTGGAGACATTAGCTACAGCGACAAATTATGCTTTACCGTTGTTGTTATGTATTTTTATCACGGGTAGTTTAAGTCTCTTTAATGGCTATTTATTAGAGCGTTGGGCGGGTATTAATCGAGCAACGGGTTTTTTAGGTTCGACACCAGGTGCAGCTTCAGCGATTGTTGCGATGAGTGAAGAAATGGGTGCAGATGCGATCGCGGTTTCTGTGCTGCAATATGTGCGAGTGGCGATCGTTGTCTTATTCATTCCTCTGGCGGCTAGTTTACTTTTTCCTGCTAATTCTGTCACCCAAGTACAAGCTACAACAACAATTTATCCCACTAGCGGAGTGCCAATACCAATAAGTTGGAATCTTTTAATCTTAGCTGTTTGTGCAATTATTGGTGTTTGGGGAGGAAGTCGCTTACGCTTACCTGCTTCACCGTTTTTAGGTCCGTTTCTAGTGGGGCTAATTGCATTTTCGGGACTCCCTTATCAATTACAAATACCACCATTTTTGTTCGCTGGCGGACTTTTGGTTTTTGGGCTTTTTATTGGACTCAAATTTGACTTTCATACAGTTCGCAAACTTTTCAAAGCAGTTTTGATTGAGGTTGTTTTAGTCATTGTCCTGAG contains:
- the nadB gene encoding L-aspartate oxidase — its product is MSALEITSTSQPSIPTQFDVLVIGSGAAGLYAALCLPQHLQVGLITKDTLKTGASDWAQGGIAAAIAPNDSPQLHFQDTIKAGAGLGEVDAIEFLVEKAPAAIANLVNLGVAFDRRGKNLAMTLEAAHSRPRVLHAADTTGRAIVSTLTERVLQRENIQVITNAFALSLWIDEQSDRCLGVSLLYQSKVFWLRSPATILATGGGGQVFAQTTNPAVSTGDGVALAWRAGAVLRDLEFVQFHPTALTVPGAPHFLISEAVRGEGAHLVDESGSRFAFNYHPSGELAPRDVVSRAIFTHLQKTAPDPANARVYLDLRPIDPERIRHRFPNIIQVCQHWGIDVFQELIPVAPAAHYWMGGIATDKMNQTSIPGLYAIGETASTGVHGANRLASNSLLECIVYAAELSKLEVDLDFADKEFNLETQMSSFSDELENSLAKLGELISPLQKLVWQSAGICRSQKIMEEAIAQIVSWRQQLATHPASQLLLAQKPTQTIQFQSAQTEKNLRYYAETFNLLDIAYLILKSAAFRTESRGGHYRSDYPETSTAWQLHTLVKQEHWWISPPTQSNN
- a CDS encoding AbrB family transcriptional regulator; its protein translation is MKDCLTAWIGIIQNRFRAKAPIAKITLLLLGATFFGFCLDKINFPVAWLLGPMILGISYALNRGSPQPLPKLFSTVGKSIIGVATAARFSLETLATATNYALPLLLCIFITGSLSLFNGYLLERWAGINRATGFLGSTPGAASAIVAMSEEMGADAIAVSVLQYVRVAIVVLFIPLAASLLFPANSVTQVQATTTIYPTSGVPIPISWNLLILAVCAIIGVWGGSRLRLPASPFLGPFLVGLIAFSGLPYQLQIPPFLFAGGLLVFGLFIGLKFDFHTVRKLFKAVLIEVVLVIVLSLICLGVGYGFHLVTDVNVVTAVLSFTPGGIEAMIATVVQLGGDVGLVVMAQMTRMLIVLLLSPWLVSFALKSAAKANFQKEKD
- the ntcA gene encoding global nitrogen regulator NtcA, producing the protein MELAVTQEKSLASVFRQIGGESYPPVVESFERGKTIFFPGDPAERVYFLLKGAVKLSRVYEAGEEITVALLRENSVFGVLSLITGQRSDRFYHSVAFTPVELLSAPIEQVELALKNNPELSMLMLRGLSSRILQTEMMIETLAHRDMGSRLVSFLLILCRDFGVPTKDGIRIDLKLSHQAIAEAIGSTRVTVTRLLGDLRTENMISIHKKKITVHNPVALSQQFT
- the hisB gene encoding imidazoleglycerol-phosphate dehydratase HisB, translated to MQTRDRAISETNPPLQQSRTASVRRTTGETDVRVTVNLDGQGECSANTGIPFLDHMLHQISSHGLLDLDVQATGDLEIDDHHTNEDVGITIGQAICQALGSRKGIHRFGHFIAPLDEALIQVALDFSGRPHLSYGLEIPTQRVGTYDTQLVREFFVAIANHSQMTLHIRQLDGINSHHIIEATFKAFARAMRMALEIDPRRAAKIPSSKGVL
- the fabI gene encoding enoyl-ACP reductase FabI, giving the protein MLDLTGKKAFVTGIANDLSIAWGIAQQLHQAGAEIGVNYLPDEKGRFEKKVRELVEPLNPTVFVPCNVQDDAQVDAVFETIKEKWGKLDILVHCLAFASKEDLSGDFSSTSRAGFTTALEISTYSLTRLASAAKPLMSEGGSIVTLTYLGGVKVIPNYNVMGVAKSALEMSVRYLASELGSNNIRVNAISAGPIRTLASSAVGGIRKMIRHVEEVAPLRRTVTQTEVGNAAAFLCSDLASGITGQVLYVDAGYEIMGM
- the psbU gene encoding photosystem II complex extrinsic protein PsbU, with translation MKKLVRILAILLVSVGCLAMLGQPKAIAVNLSSVTLQSSPVLAEVALINPADAKLATEYGKKVDLNNANVRFFRQFRGFYPTLAQKIVTNAPYQKVEDVLNIPGLSETQKERLQANLDNFTVTTPSSVYVEGGDRFNNGNY
- a CDS encoding Uma2 family endonuclease, which gives rise to MSETSFAEIDVKLPPTAAELPSEDNIPMETQRHKMQMDLLIDTTEIWLAQRSDGYASGNMFVYFSLEQIRNRDFRGPDFFAVLGVPKRERLSWVVWEEGKAPDVVIELLSESTARFDKNEKKLIYQNQLRVPEYYWFDPFNPDDWAGFYLQGGTYQPLRVNDQDRLVSRSLNLALVRWYGNYRGVETTWLRWATLEGELIPTLAEQERQQAEQERQQAEQARQQAEQERQRAEQERQRAEQVESQLGQIVRRMLSQGMSLTQVAELTGLAESQIEKLGS